In Glycine max cultivar Williams 82 chromosome 4, Glycine_max_v4.0, whole genome shotgun sequence, the genomic stretch tccttGTTTTTGGGTTTCTAGGTGTATATATATGTTCCATTAActgtaaatattatttaagactgtaattcattaatttgtggaagactaattttttttttttaactcaattggtataaaattaatttctcctTTTGTAATTATTCACTTATTTATTATCTATATATGCACAGAtcatcttatttaattttattaaaaaaatctcatgtcatagttatttaatttttataaatgaatttgaaaCGTGTCACTATGTATTTATGATTTATGGACAATATCGTGTACCCATTATAAATTCTATTTAGTAAATGCCAAAAATTCAAATATCTTCATATCTGAATACGTAAGTGTATAATGTCAttcttttactaataaaaaaaccaaaagtcTAACGTTACATCTACCAACACCACTACTGGTTTAATTTGGAACAGGGTGGAGATGGTGTCTGCAGCAAAATGTTTAGggttaaaaacttaaaaccctccgtcatttattaaataaaaaacaaataaaaaaaacaaaaacttaggGTTTCAAAGAGCGTCTCAGTCCGCACCTAAATCCACTCTCCCAAAGGGAGCGTGCACAACACGCACCAATGAGAAGCGTTTAATGTGCAAAGGGCATGAGCAGCACTTTTTAACCTTGGATGACACGACAGgtacaaattaataaatgaaaacgCTGAAAAAGGAAGAGCGTAAAGCATACGCGCGAGTACTgtacccactttttttttttcacccttCCGTCTAGGGTTTCCTCGCCGTCCACAAAGGCCATTATAAATGGTTAGCCATAAGAGCCGCACATTCTTGCCACGTGGTGGTTCTTCATTGGCTCTCATGTTCTCTCTCCTAACATCTACAATTTCTATGCATATGGATCCTACATAGACATGACTCCCtacgggtttttttttttttttttttaatttttaatacacaaaaacaaacacacctTCTTCCAAGGACAAGAAGATAAAaattctctcactctctctcttacttACTCGCGCAcagtctctctctctcatccGAAGGAATCGAaagccctctctctctctctctagggTTTCTGCATCCTTCGCAGTCAAATTATGCTCGCGAGGTAGGGAATCGGAGCTCGGAGCTGCGCCACGTGGCTTCTCCCTCGAATGCGCTACCCTTGGATGTGGATTCTTCGCGGAGCCGCTTCGAATCGGCGAGGAGGTGGGAGGGGATCGTGTGTGGTGGTCCGCAGGTGAGTTCGCGTGGGCCTTCTTCGTCTCcagattattattattcctCTTTTCGCCCTCGGTTTTCAACTCGGTGATTGATTCCGTGTTGATCGGGGACCGGTTCTTGGATGCTCTTGAGCgtgttttgatttgttttttttgatATTAAGGTCACTGTACTGTTTATGGTGTGTCCACTTCAGCTTTTGCTTTgcgttttccttttcttttttttttctctcctgcGTTTCGCTTTATTGCTGCCATTTCACGCTTTTTTTTCCCttccattttttctctctctcgttTTCGTTGCTTGTTAAATCGAGCTGCGTTAATTTTCGTTTATCACTTGATAAGAGGTGAATTTGTGTAGGTCGGTGAACCCTAGAATTTAGGCTTCGCGGATTGTTGTGCTTCGTTGTCTGGTTTCAGCTCCTTGCATGCGTTTATGATGTGCGTTTTTTCTATCTTCACGTTAATTAGTATACTGAGATAGTATTTTAGCTGCAAGGTTAGTAGTTTcgtttttgattttgaaaagccCTAGCGAGATGCTTGGTCTTGTTACCTGTATTGATGTTATAATTGTACGCGTGGGATGGCTTTTTTTGTATTGTTGCGTTTCAAATGTTCAATTGTTGACTTCGAGCATCTTTGTGGTTGGTTTTATTGATAGAAAACTAGGGTTTAGGAACTTTCGTATTGTTGGAGGTTGTTATTTTATGTGATTGATCACTGTGTATGCAGTTCTTGTTCCTCTATATTACTTTATCTTGGACTTTTCCCttgatttcctttttatttgttgttgatttgcataaaccctaattttatAGGAAGCTTGATTAAGATATGTTTCAAGttttaatttgagtttaatttgtgTTGATAGGAAACACTATTTAatcttgtgcttcttgctggTTGCTTGTACTGTGAGGATGTGCATGCATAGCTGTGGAGAATCATTTGCAAGGTGGTTTTAATACTGTCACTGAGTTCATGGGGTCTTATATTCACATTGATTCAATCTCTATCGATCTTGCCGATTCTATTGGCAAGAGAGATGCAGGCAAATGTGAACATTTCTCGATACGGTACGTAGGCCTTGATGCTACATATGCTTGCTATCCTACTAATTTTGTCAAGAAATGGAGTAGAGGGAAGCATATTTGAGTGTTATACAGTTTATGTCTGCCTTCCACTTATTGTATAGTATCTTGTAATTGATGTCTACAGTTGACTACATCTTGTTCTTATTAGATGAGATCCTAAATTCCTAATGTATTTGTGTTCTCTATAGTACAATAGTACTGCTATATAGATGATTGCAACTGGTAGCAGTTTAAAGTTGATTACAGCTACTAGCAGTTTAATGTTGAAAGCGAATCAATTAATACATGGCAATAAGGTCTCATGAAGAATCAAATGGGTGGTGATGCCTAACTATAGAAAGTTCCTGATATTACAGAAATAAGTCAATAAGTGTTCAGTTTTGCAGTCAATTTTGGGATATATCAAAGTCCAAAACTCAGATGTAATTCCGTAGGTGTTTTTTGTATGTTCTCTAATCAACATTAAAGTTTTATCTCAGTAACCTATGTTAATCATTAATGCAAACCTTTACTATGTGAATTATCGAGGTAAATTCCAATTCTGATTGGAGAGCAGCATAAAAAACGTGCAAGGAACTGCATCCAAGTTTTGTATTATATCACACTCTTTCTTCTACCaaagaaaagaaactgaagattgtattatctttttaatttagaatCAAAAAGCTATATCTCTTGGTTTCCTTTCAGGATTCTTAACactattaatttattcttaGTGCAGTGGATATGTGTCTGAAATGCGCAAAAAGGACTGGAAAAATTGTTGGCCATTTACAGTACATGAGTCTGACAAACAACCATCATTTCTGCCATTAGATGTACCAAAATATAGATGTCGGCATTGTCAGAACTCTGCACAAGAAATTGCTGCCAAGGACATCCAGAGAGATGACCAAACAAACTTTGATTGTTGCAGTACTGGATGCATATCTGGTAGCAATTGCAATAATGCAGCTCTTAAGTCTGTTATTCAGCAAGATCCAATGCTTGACACTCTTGAGATGAGAGAAATTGATCTTAATACTACCCTGAGCTGTGTCAATGATTACTTAACAAATAATGAGAAAGGCAAGAAAGGTGGAGTCGTACCTAGCAGAATAATTGGTAACTTAAATATCTGTTGTATATATATCTTTATTGTTTTTCAGTATGTGGTTTGATTTTCTGTGTGTTCCCCAGACCTTGAGTTTGGCTTGGAGGATAATCTCAATCACCAAGTAACTAGTATTCCATCACCTAAAAACTATACAGACCTCGCACCAGAAGTGCACACTACTAAGAAAGGTAGGTTCAACTGACAGGATGTAATACAGTCAAGTCAAGCCGCACTACTTCTATTCTTTTGTATTTCATAAGTGACAGCTTTCTGTATATTATTGTATTATGTTCTTGATTACAGAGACTGCAATTTacactagtttttttttccttgtcacAGGTGAAGGTAATGAAGTTTCTTTTCCTGAGCTTGCTAGCAATTTGAAATGCATGGAGAAGAATTCTGCTGAGATGTGTAATGGTGGAACACCAGCAGATAACCAATGCCAGAAAGATTTAATAAAAGCTTGCACAGTTTTGGGGAAAGGAACAACAGTAATGGAGGTGGACAATACAGACGATCACCCAACTGGACCTTCTCTTGAACCAGTTGCTTGTAATAATGCTGCACCTGCAGGAAGTGTGGACAATACAGTTGAAAATGATTTTCAGGATCATCATTCAGAAAAGTCCACTGGTTTGTCTCGTAGGAGGCCTCGGAAGGTGCGCTTGATGGCTGACTTATTAAGTGACAATGGTGAATTGAAGACTGAGCAAATTTCTATACAAGAATCTGTATCCCTTGGTACTTCCAATGCCTCTGCAGCTTCCCAGGCACACTCAATGGTGCCAGGAAAGGTGGATATTCAAAGTTGTTTGACTTTGACAAGCACAGGTCCAAGTAGAAAAAGGAAGTTTCCTCTGGATGAGGTACTGAGACCTGCAAGCATGTGTAATGAAGTTCTGAACTCAGAGGGAAATGAAAAAACAGCTGATACTGTTTTGGATACTAGATCCAATTTTAAAGATGTACCCACAGGATTAGGTTTACAAGATGTTGCAAAGGGACACTGGAGTAAAACTGAAACCGAAAGAAGCCATATCATTGGCAAGAAGAAATACAAAAAGATTCAAGTTGTAGATAATTGCTTGATTCCTGAGCAACCACAAGGAcatcaaagagaaaatgaagacaCTGTGGATACTACAGACAAGGTATATGCATCTAAAACTAATTCTTCTAGATTAGCTCCCTGTGCATTCACAGGGAAAGGGATGGATAATTTTCCTATCCGCCCCCTAAGAATAGAAAATGAATTCAATTTGTCCAAAGAAAAGGGGAAAATGCTGCAAACTGACAGGGAGCTGGATTCTTTATCCTGGCACAAAAATAACATGCTTGTACAAGATTCCTGTGCATATTCAGGGGAAAAAGCCAGGTCTAATATGCCTGTAACAATTCCAATTCCTTCAGCCCAAGGGGTGCTAAAAGGAAGAGGACTGGAAGAGGGACTTCATCTTTCTCTAAACAATTATTTGGTGGATGCACAAGTTTACAACAAAAAATCTATCCATCAAATTGGAAATCACCTACCTTACTCAATGCCTTTTGAAGATGGAACTTCAAAAGTACCACTGCTTAATTGGAAGGACAGTGACACTAATGTTTTTGGAGGGCAAAACATTCCTTCGAAGAACCCAACTGGAAAAGGAGTTCATTGTGAAGTAAGTAGCTAGAAAAAGCCCCttataattgtttcttttttttttttataattagatgaaTAGGTATACCACTAAGGATAAAGATGAGATTCATTTCTATCAGTAAATGGTATTATGTTTTCCCCTTAATTTTGTAAGGATTAATCAGATCTTagtattttaattgatatggtTCTTCTGttgactattttgaatttctgagaatatcaatttttttccctttttgcagGAAATTAATGGTGCAAGAACCGTACAAAAAACTATTGAAGCTGTGGACCAACTAGGTTTTATGAAAAGATACAGTGAACAAACAGTCGAGGTGTCTGAGCAGGGAACACTTGATGATATACCCATGGAAATTGTGGAACTCTTGGCGAAGAATCAGTATGAGAGATGTCTTCCTGATGTAGAAAATAGAAGTTCCACATTAGAAAAACCTACTCTTGGAAGGAAAGCACAGATGACAGGTGGTTCTACTGTACACAGAAAAGGGGAGATGAGCTTGTTAAAAGACAGCCAAAAGGAGAAACCTCAGGGAAGACATAAGAAAAACATGGTCACAAGAGGAGAGAATGTGAAGCCTAGCAAAAGAAAGccagttaattatttttctccatTTGATGGAAACAATTTGGGCATGAATAATATCTGTCCACCTCAATCCACCTTTGGACTTGAAGTTTCCCAGTCCCAAAAGAAGCCATCAAGTGGATTCCAGTTTTCACCTATTGGTTCTAGCCAGCTTGGTAGTGCTCGAAGTTTCAGGTTGAATGGGACTTTTGAAGAGCGTGGATCCCCTAATGCTACTTTTCAAGCCCCTGGAGGATGTAGCTTACACAAGAATATCCTACATCAGGATGATGAAGCTTCTCGCATCTGGGCATCCTTGACTTCAAATTCCCAAGGATATGATTTTCCCAAAAAGGTTGTTTCTTCTCAGCATCCTAGTAGTAGTGTGGACATAACTTCACTCCAATCTGGTTCATTTCATAAGCAAAACATGAAGAGGGATATTGATCTAAACTACATGAATCTGAATGCTGCTGGACTAGAAAAGCTTAGTAGGAATTCAAGTTCTGAAACCTTCAACAGGATGAATGGAGAATATTCATTTCCTTGCAAACATAGTGGAATGGAGCCTCATCAAAATTTGAGGGGATCTCTTGATTTGTATTCTAATGAAACAATACCAGCCATGCATTTACTCAGCCTTATGGATGCAGGCATGCAGTCCCGTACAGCTTTTGATGTGGGTGTCAGTTCTCAGATGCTTAAGAGGCCCTCTTATCTGGGTGATTGCAATACTAAGTTGGAGATTGGTACATCTAAGACCCCTGGTACCCTGAAAAGACCATCATCTGATTATTACAGCAGAAGCTTCTTACCAGATAAGCATGGCTGTTTTGCTGGCTCTCCAACCTTTGGTGCATCTTCATCAACCCCGCatgataagaaattaataagGGCTACTGCTTTCAACGGTCAAAATCCAATGAAGTCTGGAAGGAAAGAGAAGATGAAGAGCTCCAACTCTACCCTGCAGAATAAAGTTAGTAAGCAAATTTGCTGGCCTCGTAATGAAACCGAAACATCACTGCAGCGCAAATTGGAAGTTAATGGCAATCATGAAACCCCTGTGCCATATAAAATCATCTCTGGAAACACATGTATGGTGAACAGGAATCCAGCAGATCTCACCATACCAGAAACAGGGAATATCTATATGATCAGAGGAGAAGATCTGAAATTCGAGAAGAATTTTCCCAAAAAAAGGCCTCGCTTCCCCATTCCATATGGATCAAAGCAGCAGAAGAATTTGAAGGGAACTAAAATGAAAGAACATTCAAAACATTGAAACCCTTCATTAGTCCATAAATCTGGTAGCTTTTCAGAATctcatgaatttaattataatgttatAAATTTATGCTACAGCTTTTCTTTGAtacaccttattttccatctgTCTTAAATATTTCAGCAGGTGAAGTCCTTAAATGGAACCTGAGAATGGAAAGTGACTTTCATTCTCAGCGTAGAAACAGACTTTTGGCTTGGAAACTGAAATTTGTTGACTCAGGGAGGGCTTGATCGGATGCCATTTCGAAAGCCGAGTGATACAAAAATCAGACACAGAAGGCCATCGTGCATTTATTTAATGAACCTGTTGTAATTAGTATTAATGTGAGCAAGAAAAATGTTGTTCGTCTATCATGTTGGTGTCGTAAAATTTATGGGGAAGCATCGCGATAGCTCCTTAAAGTATCAGTTTGTTTGATAAAAGTTTACGGGGAAGTCTCAAAATAGCCCCGTATAGACTTACTATAATACTATGGTTACAATTCATACAAGTGACAAAACCAAGATGAAAGATATAGTTTGTGGCTTAGATGTGAGTTCCTTCcgacaaaacataaatttagaTGTTGACATTTTATATTCCTCGCTTTGCCCCCTTCCCATTTCTTGGGTGCTTTTTTATGAAGTTCGTATGCTTCATTGCAGTGTGAAGTGGCAGGAATTAGGAGGAAATGTTGGAAAATCTAGTCATTTTATTCTCCCTTTGTCAAATTATAGTACTAATGACCTTTGTTTTGCAAATGGGATCGACCTTTGTTTTGTGTGTACCATTGCCTTTATCgagaacaaaacaagaaaaaaaaaatcatataacatGAGTGTGTACTTAGGTACATACGTATATCCAGAGTAAATTACTCTTTAATTTCATGTAAATTTATTAAAGATTAACtttaatatattatcatttgAAAGTGTAAAACATTATCGATCCATTAGAAATTACCCAAGtactagttattataaaattataattttttaattatattactatgatttaataataacattaaatatatatttgttaatatGTTAATCTCTAGTTATTGTTTAATTACGCACAATTGTTGTTTTCTAGTTAAATTTCTTTTGTATatcacattaaatatatatttgttaatatGTTAATCTCTCACAATATAACAAGTCAAAGTTTATGTTTTCATTAAAAGAAGTGATCACATTTAGTGACTAATTATGTTTcgaataaaattctttaaaagaGAATgcttgtgagaaaaaaaaaaaagaaacattaaaaaatttgaaatggtgtctagtataataaatttttaattgactGATTAATTAGCTCATGTATGTATGTTCTGTGGTAAATTGTCATTTATAcccttattaatttttgttgcaCATGAAGAAACCAAAATGTATATTCACTGTGTAATTGAACATTCAATTAAATGGTTGTTCATAGGAGCACAAAAATGTATAATTGAACATTCAATTATGTTAGATAGCTGCACATTGGTggataaagataaataaaagaatgattTAAGTTTGAAGCTGAAAAAAGGAATCCCACGATCCGTTGAAGGAGAAAGACCCAAGGaagaaatcaaaatgaaaaaaagagaaagaaacaaaacaaaacgttttatattgatttgattATGAAATCTAGCACGTATACAATTTAGTTGGAAACCACAAGACCAATTCTCTCAAGACGAAGAGATTATGAAAATTTTACTTCTCTCACTAAAAAACATAAGTTTaagaaatgttttatttaaaatttatagttcATATCTACTTATGTATCTATCCATAGATAGatatagatataaatataaaatgtgcGTGGGAGAGGGAGAAATATATAGAGACTTTAATGAGATATTTGATTAttgtaaaaagagaaaataatagatattaatcaatggattttatttaaagagttagcattaatatatatatatatatatatattctttttaaggTGTTTAAATGACTATtaactatgaataaaaaaattgactatTAACTAACATTTAAActtaatcatttaaatataattatataattaaaaatgctatttataaaatatatatttttaactcatttataaaatattttgttcacACAGAACATGTCTATACTGTTTCCCTCATTCTGATCTACGCTAGTACTGTTTAACGTCGTAGAATCTAAGCTAGAAAGAATTGCAAGAACGAAAAGAAACAAGATGAGAATAAAAGAGACTAACGTGTTTccgaaaacaaaattaagagaCCAACAATGATCATGCTATGAAAAACTGGAAATAGATAAGATGAAAAGAAGGGAggggaaaaatatttatacccAAAATAGAGATATAAGATTGgttgatttcttaaaaaaacgtaaaaaatgTCATAAATTGAATCTCCATAgctaaaaaaactaacaattaatcttgataaaaaaaaagaaaatatttataccCAATCGACAAAGAATGGATGAGCTTTTGCGGTTTGCTTGCCCTTTTCCCTTTTATTATTAGCTTTAGCTTTTGGAGGGAAACATAAACCAATTCCCCCAATTACCCACACATCTGGAAATCGAAAACTTCAATCTGGCGTTTACAGAAATTAATTACAGATCATAAT encodes the following:
- the LOC100811989 gene encoding protein EMBRYONIC FLOWER 1; translated protein: MGSYIHIDSISIDLADSIGKRDAGKCEHFSIRGYVSEMRKKDWKNCWPFTVHESDKQPSFLPLDVPKYRCRHCQNSAQEIAAKDIQRDDQTNFDCCSTGCISGSNCNNAALKSVIQQDPMLDTLEMREIDLNTTLSCVNDYLTNNEKGKKGGVVPSRIIDLEFGLEDNLNHQVTSIPSPKNYTDLAPEVHTTKKGEGNEVSFPELASNLKCMEKNSAEMCNGGTPADNQCQKDLIKACTVLGKGTTVMEVDNTDDHPTGPSLEPVACNNAAPAGSVDNTVENDFQDHHSEKSTGLSRRRPRKVRLMADLLSDNGELKTEQISIQESVSLGTSNASAASQAHSMVPGKVDIQSCLTLTSTGPSRKRKFPLDEVLRPASMCNEVLNSEGNEKTADTVLDTRSNFKDVPTGLGLQDVAKGHWSKTETERSHIIGKKKYKKIQVVDNCLIPEQPQGHQRENEDTVDTTDKVYASKTNSSRLAPCAFTGKGMDNFPIRPLRIENEFNLSKEKGKMLQTDRELDSLSWHKNNMLVQDSCAYSGEKARSNMPVTIPIPSAQGVLKGRGLEEGLHLSLNNYLVDAQVYNKKSIHQIGNHLPYSMPFEDGTSKVPLLNWKDSDTNVFGGQNIPSKNPTGKGVHCEEINGARTVQKTIEAVDQLGFMKRYSEQTVEVSEQGTLDDIPMEIVELLAKNQYERCLPDVENRSSTLEKPTLGRKAQMTGGSTVHRKGEMSLLKDSQKEKPQGRHKKNMVTRGENVKPSKRKPVNYFSPFDGNNLGMNNICPPQSTFGLEVSQSQKKPSSGFQFSPIGSSQLGSARSFRLNGTFEERGSPNATFQAPGGCSLHKNILHQDDEASRIWASLTSNSQGYDFPKKVVSSQHPSSSVDITSLQSGSFHKQNMKRDIDLNYMNLNAAGLEKLSRNSSSETFNRMNGEYSFPCKHSGMEPHQNLRGSLDLYSNETIPAMHLLSLMDAGMQSRTAFDVGVSSQMLKRPSYLGDCNTKLEIGTSKTPGTLKRPSSDYYSRSFLPDKHGCFAGSPTFGASSSTPHDKKLIRATAFNGQNPMKSGRKEKMKSSNSTLQNKVSKQICWPRNETETSLQRKLEVNGNHETPVPYKIISGNTCMVNRNPADLTIPETGNIYMIRGEDLKFEKNFPKKRPRFPIPYGSKQQKNLKGTKMKEHSKH